In one Agathobacter rectalis ATCC 33656 genomic region, the following are encoded:
- a CDS encoding CCA tRNA nucleotidyltransferase, with translation MRIDLPQNVNFIIDTLYEHGFEAYAVGGCVRDSLLGRVPQDWDITTSAKPAQVKAIFDHTIDTGIQHGTVTVMLEHVGYEVTTYRIDGEYEDARHPKEVTFTSNLKLDLERRDFTINAMAYNHRAGLVDEFDGIADLKAHVIRCVGCAHDRFSEDALRMFRAVRFAAQLGFDIEAQTKAAIKELAPALSKVSAERIQVELVKLLTSDHPQMMRDLYELGLTAVFMPEFDVMMQTPQHNKHHMYSVGEHTLHTLEHVRADKILRLTMLLHDVAKPVCITTDEEGQNHFKKHPVVGADMTRKILRRLKFDNRTTDCCCKLVKEHDDRPAITERNVRRAISRIGTELFPLLFEVKRADTLGQSMYKRAEKLEYIAEYESVYRKILADHQCVSKKEMKINGSDLIKMGVEPGPKLGDILDRLYEQVLDDPSLNEAQKLKELANKIITSLI, from the coding sequence ATGCGCATAGATTTACCGCAGAATGTCAACTTCATAATAGACACGCTCTACGAGCATGGCTTTGAGGCATATGCGGTAGGTGGATGCGTGCGTGACAGTCTCCTGGGCCGGGTGCCACAGGACTGGGATATCACCACATCTGCAAAGCCTGCGCAGGTCAAAGCGATATTTGACCATACGATAGACACAGGTATCCAGCATGGCACAGTCACGGTCATGCTGGAGCATGTGGGCTATGAGGTCACCACCTACAGGATAGACGGAGAGTACGAGGATGCACGCCATCCAAAGGAGGTTACCTTTACCTCCAATCTGAAGCTTGATCTGGAGAGGCGCGACTTCACAATCAATGCCATGGCATATAATCATAGGGCAGGGCTTGTCGATGAATTTGACGGCATAGCAGATTTAAAAGCACATGTGATCAGATGTGTGGGCTGTGCACACGACAGGTTCAGTGAGGATGCACTCAGGATGTTTCGTGCGGTGCGATTTGCAGCCCAGCTTGGCTTTGATATAGAGGCACAGACTAAAGCAGCCATAAAAGAGCTTGCCCCTGCCTTGTCAAAGGTCAGCGCAGAGCGAATCCAGGTGGAGCTTGTGAAGCTTCTGACATCAGACCATCCGCAGATGATGAGAGATCTGTATGAGCTTGGACTCACAGCGGTATTCATGCCGGAGTTTGATGTGATGATGCAGACACCTCAGCACAATAAGCACCATATGTACAGTGTCGGCGAGCATACGCTTCATACCTTGGAGCATGTGCGAGCGGACAAAATCCTAAGGCTTACTATGCTGCTTCATGATGTGGCAAAGCCTGTGTGCATTACGACAGATGAGGAAGGCCAGAATCATTTCAAGAAGCATCCTGTTGTGGGAGCTGATATGACAAGAAAGATACTCAGGCGCCTTAAGTTTGATAACAGGACTACAGACTGTTGCTGTAAGCTCGTAAAAGAGCATGATGACCGTCCGGCCATCACAGAGCGCAATGTAAGGCGTGCCATAAGCCGCATAGGAACAGAGCTTTTTCCGCTGTTGTTTGAGGTGAAAAGAGCCGATACACTCGGACAGAGCATGTATAAGCGCGCAGAAAAGCTTGAATACATCGCAGAATATGAGAGTGTATACAGGAAAATCCTCGCAGACCACCAGTGTGTATCAAAAAAGGAAATGAAAATAAATGGCAGCGACCTGATTAAAATGGGAGTAGAGCCGGGACCGAAGCTTGGCGATATCCTGGACAGGCTTTATGAGCAGGTGCTTGATGACCCATCGCTCAATGAAGCACAAAAACTTAAAGAGCTTGCGAATAAAATAATAACCTCTCTCATATGA
- a CDS encoding PEGA domain-containing protein, translating into MKKFKRLFCIVCMLVLLLAACGKQDTDDGVKKFYNSMNDTTEAVGESTQSGLKAAAEENGKSVKKSSDILIVSDINSANETIRVYNYSTGVQYQYYYGLTTGFFDKYGNHMSVSDIHQGDVVDISGADSDGKAKRIQKSDKVWTNDAVTNFSVDKNNSVLEIGNSSYRLDERTMIFSGSDVIDTDSLTAQDKLAVVGIDKDIVSISVTTGHGTLQLSNTSLFEGSFLQLGDRIFAEITKDMSLDVPEGSYTLAVANNGWGGSTDIEIKRGETTKVNLNDLKGEGPKKSSILFEVDVQGAKIYVDGSEIDYTSPVEITYGKHTLKVTADGYDTWTRTLYVNSKEATIQITINDNKDSLGSDSSGTGTGSTDSSQATAQTPSETASQRADEKDNQSTSKSTTGSSKSTNSSRQTYNKSSDSSKNSLTNKDISDYLSTLTSLLSSK; encoded by the coding sequence ATGAAGAAATTTAAAAGATTATTTTGCATAGTATGCATGCTTGTGCTGTTACTTGCAGCATGTGGAAAACAGGACACGGATGATGGTGTAAAAAAATTCTATAACAGCATGAATGATACGACGGAGGCCGTGGGAGAAAGCACGCAGTCCGGTTTGAAAGCTGCTGCGGAGGAAAACGGAAAGTCCGTTAAGAAAAGTTCAGATATTCTCATAGTATCGGACATAAACAGTGCCAATGAGACAATCAGGGTATACAATTACTCGACGGGAGTGCAGTATCAGTATTACTATGGGCTGACCACCGGCTTTTTTGACAAATATGGCAATCACATGTCAGTTTCAGACATACATCAGGGTGATGTGGTTGACATATCAGGGGCAGATTCAGACGGCAAGGCAAAGCGGATACAAAAATCCGATAAGGTGTGGACAAACGACGCAGTGACCAATTTTTCTGTGGATAAGAATAATAGCGTGCTTGAAATCGGAAATAGCAGCTACAGGCTGGATGAGCGCACCATGATATTTTCAGGCTCGGATGTCATAGATACTGACAGCCTAACGGCGCAGGATAAGCTGGCTGTTGTCGGGATTGACAAGGATATAGTGTCAATTTCTGTCACAACAGGGCACGGCACACTGCAGCTTAGCAATACATCGCTGTTTGAGGGCAGCTTTTTGCAGCTCGGAGACAGGATATTTGCAGAAATCACTAAGGATATGTCGCTTGATGTGCCGGAGGGCAGCTATACGCTCGCTGTGGCCAACAACGGCTGGGGAGGCAGCACGGATATTGAGATAAAAAGAGGCGAGACTACAAAGGTAAATTTAAATGATTTAAAGGGTGAGGGTCCTAAAAAGAGCAGCATCCTTTTCGAGGTTGACGTGCAGGGAGCAAAAATATATGTCGATGGCAGTGAAATCGACTATACGAGCCCGGTTGAGATAACATACGGAAAACACACGCTTAAGGTAACAGCCGATGGCTATGACACCTGGACGAGGACGCTTTACGTGAACTCGAAGGAAGCCACCATACAGATTACGATAAACGACAATAAGGACAGCCTCGGCAGTGATTCATCAGGCACCGGAACCGGCAGCACGGACAGCTCGCAGGCCACCGCACAGACTCCTTCAGAGACTGCCTCACAGAGGGCAGATGAGAAGGACAATCAAAGTACATCTAAAAGCACCACCGGCAGCTCGAAGAGCACAAATTCATCACGGCAGACATACAATAAATCCTCTGACAGTTCCAAAAATAGTCTGACAAATAAGGACATATCCGATTATCTTTCAACATTAACCTCTTTATTAAGTTCAAAGTAA
- a CDS encoding HU family DNA-binding protein has product MNKADLVAAMAEKAGVSKKDAEASLKAFTDVVAEELKKGEKIQLVGFGTFEVSERAARTGRNPQTGAEMTIAASKAPKFKAGKALKDSLN; this is encoded by the coding sequence ATGAACAAAGCAGATTTAGTTGCAGCTATGGCAGAGAAGGCCGGAGTATCAAAGAAGGATGCAGAGGCATCTTTAAAGGCATTCACAGATGTTGTTGCAGAGGAGTTAAAGAAAGGTGAGAAGATCCAGTTAGTTGGATTCGGTACTTTCGAGGTATCTGAGAGAGCAGCAAGAACAGGAAGAAATCCACAGACTGGCGCTGAGATGACAATTGCAGCATCTAAGGCTCCTAAGTTCAAGGCTGGAAAGGCTTTAAAAGATTCTCTTAACTAA
- a CDS encoding RNA-binding S4 domain-containing protein, translating to MRLDKFLKVSRLIKRRTVANEACDAGRVTVNGRPAKASVNVKVGDIIEIAFGQKTVKVKVLNLLDTTKKEEAKDLFEYI from the coding sequence ATGAGATTAGACAAATTTTTGAAGGTATCGCGTCTGATAAAGAGACGTACAGTGGCAAATGAGGCATGTGACGCAGGCCGTGTCACAGTAAACGGCAGACCGGCAAAGGCATCTGTAAATGTCAAGGTCGGAGACATAATAGAGATAGCATTTGGACAAAAGACAGTCAAGGTTAAGGTGTTAAATCTCCTTGACACAACAAAGAAGGAAGAAGCAAAAGATCTTTTTGAGTATATATAG
- the yabP gene encoding sporulation protein YabP has translation MEEISGTKSHKLILNNRRTGSFTGILDVLSFDVGEILLETELGMLDLKGKDLHVNRLNLEKGEADIEGEIDMITYSKVPEVTGKKDKMFGRIFR, from the coding sequence ATGGAAGAAATATCAGGCACAAAGAGTCATAAGCTTATCTTGAATAATCGCAGAACAGGCAGCTTTACAGGCATTTTGGATGTGCTCTCCTTTGATGTGGGAGAGATACTTTTGGAGACGGAGCTGGGCATGCTTGACCTAAAGGGCAAGGATCTTCACGTAAACAGGCTAAACCTTGAGAAGGGAGAAGCCGATATAGAAGGTGAGATAGACATGATTACGTATTCGAAGGTACCGGAGGTGACCGGAAAGAAAGATAAAATGTTTGGCAGGATATTCAGATAA
- a CDS encoding septum formation initiator family protein: MSKRRAKRRGGTLSVSIIVIAFLVVMVVQVVQLKQKESTYAAQKAELEKQYTKESERADEIESMQQYMQSDQYIEDIAKSKLGLAYDNEIIFKEKDK, from the coding sequence ATGAGTAAACGTCGTGCAAAGAGAAGGGGCGGAACTTTAAGTGTTTCCATCATAGTTATAGCATTTCTTGTGGTTATGGTAGTCCAGGTTGTGCAGCTAAAGCAGAAGGAATCTACATATGCCGCACAAAAAGCGGAGCTTGAGAAGCAGTATACTAAAGAATCGGAGCGTGCTGATGAGATAGAAAGCATGCAGCAGTATATGCAGAGTGACCAGTACATAGAGGATATAGCAAAGAGCAAGCTGGGGCTTGCGTATGACAATGAAATAATCTTCAAGGAAAAGGACAAATAA
- a CDS encoding SpoIIE family protein phosphatase has product MRIANLKKAVWGLMAFASTLVCVMDCYPLIPAVYGVYCLSSGHTIIFYIGLIIGMGYFISIPSICKYLFIIAVIYFGERLFVRKSSKNGCLTTAVVAACATAVMNLSVTFLGKPYTDEIVLSVAESLVVFSMAFVLCRACEYLRALEHNENPVIAGLLPDREEAFATAVSGLSGIISTANVMAVKCTADKIPDESEKIQLEVTGRLCACCEGCSVCWTSGTSISDSIKMLADAVRKRMKTEEIVQNRYVDGCPHYTRMVEAATEAFARIELNEAWYRRLTENRRVIATQLDAMAELMDSWCRAEKCIDKKRRLRLTRVYVYTKEAGIQVENAHIYENARQQVCIKADVCTKIDGGIEISKYVQAVSRAMGVKLRQAHGTVSIISDERTSIVLYEENQFYALSGVATKKKTGSQANGDSCSMFQLDDGMYHVCVSDGMGSGKQAQAESTLVVDLLEKLLEAGFSRESALKLMNSAMVISAGEESYSTVDFATIDMYTGELELAKTGAAPSFIKSGKQVSVIENESLPAGVDVWQESKHSKNTLQSGDFLVMVTDGVLEYLHVKDRQGKLMDIIAGVKSDNAGVMAQEILDRVLLDTGGYAMDDMTVVAIGIWEK; this is encoded by the coding sequence ATGAGGATTGCAAATTTAAAAAAGGCTGTGTGGGGGCTTATGGCATTTGCATCCACACTGGTGTGTGTGATGGATTGTTATCCGCTGATACCTGCAGTGTATGGAGTTTATTGTCTGAGCAGTGGGCATACGATTATTTTTTACATAGGATTAATTATTGGAATGGGATACTTTATATCGATACCGTCGATATGTAAGTATCTCTTTATTATTGCGGTGATTTACTTTGGGGAAAGGCTATTTGTGAGAAAAAGCAGTAAAAACGGATGTCTGACAACAGCCGTTGTAGCAGCTTGTGCCACGGCGGTGATGAATCTGTCGGTAACATTTCTGGGAAAGCCGTATACGGATGAGATAGTGTTGTCGGTAGCAGAGAGCCTTGTTGTGTTTTCGATGGCCTTTGTGCTTTGCAGAGCATGCGAATATTTAAGGGCTCTTGAGCACAATGAAAACCCGGTCATAGCAGGACTCCTGCCCGACAGGGAGGAGGCATTTGCCACAGCAGTTTCAGGACTTTCAGGCATTATTTCGACTGCAAACGTCATGGCTGTAAAATGTACGGCAGATAAAATCCCTGATGAGAGTGAGAAAATACAGCTTGAGGTGACAGGGAGACTTTGTGCATGTTGTGAGGGCTGCAGTGTGTGCTGGACAAGCGGGACTTCGATTTCCGACAGTATAAAAATGCTTGCTGATGCAGTGCGCAAACGTATGAAAACAGAGGAAATTGTGCAAAACAGATATGTGGATGGCTGCCCGCACTATACGCGCATGGTGGAAGCCGCCACAGAGGCATTTGCCCGTATTGAGCTAAATGAAGCCTGGTACAGGCGTCTCACGGAAAACAGACGCGTCATAGCCACACAGCTTGACGCTATGGCAGAGCTCATGGATAGCTGGTGCAGGGCTGAAAAATGTATTGATAAAAAAAGAAGGCTGCGTCTTACAAGAGTTTATGTATATACAAAAGAGGCTGGTATACAGGTGGAAAATGCCCATATTTATGAGAACGCAAGGCAGCAGGTATGTATAAAGGCAGATGTCTGCACCAAGATAGATGGCGGGATTGAAATTTCAAAGTATGTGCAGGCGGTTTCACGCGCCATGGGAGTGAAGCTCAGGCAGGCACATGGGACAGTTTCAATAATATCCGATGAGAGGACATCTATTGTGCTTTACGAGGAGAATCAGTTCTATGCACTTTCGGGGGTGGCGACCAAAAAGAAGACCGGCTCTCAGGCAAATGGCGACAGCTGCAGCATGTTTCAGCTGGATGATGGCATGTATCATGTATGTGTATCCGATGGCATGGGCTCGGGCAAGCAGGCGCAGGCCGAGAGCACACTGGTGGTGGATTTGCTTGAAAAGCTTTTGGAGGCCGGCTTTAGCAGGGAAAGTGCCCTAAAGCTGATGAACTCTGCCATGGTCATATCGGCGGGCGAGGAGTCCTATTCCACGGTTGATTTTGCCACAATAGACATGTACACAGGTGAGCTTGAGCTGGCCAAAACAGGCGCCGCACCGTCATTTATCAAATCAGGGAAACAAGTAAGTGTTATAGAAAATGAATCACTCCCGGCGGGGGTCGATGTCTGGCAGGAGAGCAAACATTCAAAAAATACACTTCAAAGTGGCGATTTCCTTGTCATGGTGACGGATGGTGTGCTAGAATATCTGCATGTAAAGGACAGACAGGGGAAACTTATGGATATCATCGCAGGCGTCAAAAGCGACAATGCAGGCGTGATGGCGCAGGAAATTCTGGACAGGGTGCTGCTTGACACAGGTGGATACGCCATGGATGATATGACTGTAGTTGCAATAGGAATCTGGGAAAAATAA
- the tilS gene encoding tRNA lysidine(34) synthetase TilS has protein sequence MIRRTKDYILENKMINNHSTVLVALSGGADSVCLLLVLNEIKRQCADELDFALEAVHVEHGIRGAESREDARFASDICERLNIPCHVHSVDVPQYAASHGLGLEEAARILRYEAFEKEVARILRYEAFEEGAGRYPCEPANASDQKQGNSRQVVVAVAHHMEDNAETVLFQMLRGSGAKGLSGMHPVSVKNGVTYIRPLLSATRAQIEEYLKENGQAFVTDATNTDTAYSRNKLRHDVFPLLLQINDRAIEHINESAGQLAVMNDFYEQQLKEACDSMVSKKEGRVILEISRFECLHPALKSGVARECIHLASGRLKDITSTHIGALVKLAGQQSGRKINLPYGIIAEKSFGEVILFAERCDDEKEEIHITQKELEVLSDTGEQKNIKLSADGSYVTLCIQDFNGKMDEIPKKPYTKWFDYDKMKKGFEIRTRKAGDYIIVDDEGHHKKLKQVFTGDKIPAQQRAGLWLIAHESLVHAIIGYRSGCSALVTPQTGKVLKITFYGGKQNGFFKKI, from the coding sequence ATGATTAGACGGACAAAAGATTATATTCTGGAAAACAAGATGATAAACAATCACAGCACGGTGCTTGTTGCGCTGTCGGGCGGTGCGGATTCGGTCTGCCTTCTGCTGGTGTTAAATGAGATAAAAAGACAGTGCGCAGATGAGCTTGATTTTGCGCTGGAGGCAGTACATGTGGAGCATGGCATCAGAGGAGCCGAGAGCAGGGAGGATGCGAGGTTTGCGTCAGATATCTGCGAGAGGCTTAACATACCGTGCCATGTGCATTCTGTGGATGTACCGCAATATGCAGCAAGTCATGGACTCGGACTGGAGGAGGCCGCCAGGATATTGCGCTATGAAGCGTTTGAAAAGGAAGTCGCCAGGATATTGCGCTATGAGGCGTTTGAAGAGGGGGCAGGCAGATATCCCTGTGAACCGGCCAATGCATCAGACCAAAAACAGGGTAACAGCAGGCAGGTAGTCGTTGCAGTTGCGCACCATATGGAGGACAACGCAGAGACAGTTCTTTTTCAGATGCTTCGCGGAAGCGGAGCGAAGGGGCTATCTGGCATGCATCCGGTTTCAGTGAAGAACGGTGTCACCTATATCAGGCCGCTTTTATCAGCAACACGCGCACAGATAGAGGAATATCTGAAGGAAAACGGACAGGCTTTTGTCACCGATGCCACAAACACTGACACAGCCTACTCCAGAAACAAGCTGCGCCATGATGTGTTTCCTTTGCTTTTGCAGATCAATGACAGGGCGATAGAGCATATCAATGAGAGCGCAGGACAGCTTGCGGTGATGAATGATTTTTACGAGCAGCAGCTAAAAGAGGCGTGCGACAGCATGGTTTCAAAAAAAGAAGGCAGGGTGATACTTGAAATCAGCCGTTTTGAGTGTCTGCATCCGGCATTAAAAAGCGGAGTGGCGCGCGAGTGTATACATCTGGCGTCAGGGCGGCTCAAGGACATCACGAGCACGCATATCGGTGCCCTTGTGAAGCTTGCAGGGCAGCAGTCGGGCAGAAAAATCAATCTGCCGTATGGTATTATTGCGGAAAAATCATTTGGCGAGGTGATACTCTTCGCCGAAAGGTGTGACGATGAAAAAGAAGAAATTCACATTACGCAAAAAGAGCTTGAGGTACTGAGTGACACGGGAGAGCAAAAAAACATAAAGCTTTCGGCAGATGGCTCATATGTCACACTTTGTATACAAGATTTTAATGGTAAAATGGACGAAATTCCCAAAAAACCATATACGAAATGGTTTGATTATGATAAGATGAAGAAAGGCTTTGAAATAAGAACAAGAAAAGCCGGTGACTATATAATTGTGGATGACGAGGGCCATCATAAGAAGCTGAAGCAGGTATTTACAGGTGATAAAATTCCTGCACAGCAGAGAGCGGGGCTGTGGCTCATAGCCCATGAATCACTGGTGCATGCCATTATCGGATACAGATCCGGCTGCAGCGCACTTGTCACACCACAGACAGGAAAAGTACTTAAGATCACATTTTACGGAGGAAAACAAAATGGATTTTTCAAAAAAATATGA
- the hpt gene encoding hypoxanthine phosphoribosyltransferase, which produces MDFSKKYDISVYLTEEQLNKRIAEIGAQITEKYRGQSVYLICILKGSIFFTTELAKRIDLPMTMDFMSVSSYGSGTESSGDVKIKKDLEHSIEGENVIIIEDIIDSGNTLSRLSKLLAKRNPKSLTICTLLDKPERRVVDDVNVDYVGFVIPDKFVVGYGLDYDQRFRNLPYIGFVEGEIK; this is translated from the coding sequence ATGGATTTTTCAAAAAAATATGATATTTCGGTTTACCTGACAGAGGAGCAGCTCAATAAGCGTATTGCAGAGATTGGAGCGCAAATCACAGAAAAATACAGGGGACAGTCAGTATATCTCATTTGCATACTCAAGGGCTCAATATTCTTTACCACTGAGCTTGCAAAGAGAATTGATTTGCCTATGACTATGGATTTCATGTCGGTATCCAGCTATGGCTCAGGCACAGAGTCATCAGGCGATGTCAAGATTAAAAAGGACCTTGAGCATTCTATCGAGGGAGAGAATGTCATCATCATAGAAGATATCATTGATTCGGGAAATACTCTTAGCAGGCTTTCAAAGCTCCTTGCCAAAAGAAACCCGAAGAGTCTCACAATCTGTACACTTTTGGACAAGCCTGAGCGCCGTGTGGTTGATGATGTAAATGTAGACTACGTGGGCTTTGTGATTCCTGATAAGTTTGTGGTAGGCTATGGCCTTGACTATGATCAGAGGTTCAGAAATCTGCCTTACATCGGCTTCGTCGAGGGCGAAATAAAATAA
- the ftsH gene encoding ATP-dependent zinc metalloprotease FtsH, giving the protein MRGIGVYIIIVFAVICIWYWLSAGATSNSYTQSQFEKDLDKNQVKSVKVVQNREIPTGSLEVKFKDGTSKVLYVSDVNNIEKTMTKAGYTDYTVADVPAESWIMTLLPYLLVFGAMFILFAVMNNNAAAQGGGGKMMNFGKNRAKLTTQEENHIKFSDVAGLKEEKEEIAEIVDFLRDPGKYTRLGARIPKGVLLVGPPGTGKTLLAKAVAGEAGVPFFTISGSDFVEMFVGVGASRVRDLFEDAKKNAPCIVFIDEIDAVARRRGTGMGGGHDEREQTLNQMLVEMDGFGVNEGIIVMAATNRVDILDPAIMRPGRFDRKVVVGRPDVGGREEILGVHAKKKPLAEDVDLKQIAQTTAGFTGADLENLMNEAAIRAAGENREYITQDDIRKSFVKVGIGAEKKSRIISDKEKRITAYHEAGHAILFHLLPDVGPVYTVSIIPTGAGAAGYTMPLPEKDEMFNTKGRMLQEIVVDLGGRVAEELVFDDITTGASQDIKQATKLAREMVTKYGMSDNIGLICYADDEEEVFIGRDLAHAKNYSEGIASAIDVEVKRIIDESYDKAKSMIAEYREVLDRCAALLLEKEKITRDEFEALFDEDSKTTVGHNI; this is encoded by the coding sequence ATGCGCGGAATAGGCGTATACATTATCATTGTATTTGCAGTAATCTGCATCTGGTACTGGCTGAGCGCCGGGGCTACATCAAACTCTTACACACAGAGTCAGTTCGAGAAGGATCTTGACAAGAATCAGGTGAAGAGCGTAAAGGTAGTGCAAAACAGGGAGATACCGACAGGAAGTCTGGAGGTGAAGTTCAAGGATGGCACATCAAAGGTGCTTTATGTATCAGATGTAAACAATATCGAAAAGACCATGACAAAAGCAGGGTACACCGACTATACAGTTGCGGATGTTCCGGCTGAGAGCTGGATTATGACACTGCTTCCGTATCTTTTGGTATTCGGAGCCATGTTCATACTCTTTGCAGTGATGAACAACAACGCAGCAGCACAGGGCGGCGGTGGCAAGATGATGAACTTCGGCAAGAACCGTGCGAAGCTCACTACACAGGAGGAGAACCATATCAAGTTTTCCGATGTAGCAGGCCTAAAGGAGGAAAAGGAGGAGATTGCAGAGATAGTTGATTTCCTTCGTGATCCGGGAAAATACACCAGACTTGGAGCAAGAATCCCAAAGGGTGTCCTTCTTGTAGGACCTCCGGGAACAGGTAAGACTCTCCTTGCCAAGGCAGTAGCCGGAGAGGCAGGGGTACCGTTTTTCACCATTTCAGGATCTGATTTCGTGGAGATGTTCGTCGGAGTCGGAGCCTCACGAGTGAGAGATTTGTTTGAGGATGCCAAGAAAAATGCGCCTTGTATCGTATTTATCGATGAGATTGATGCAGTAGCCAGACGCCGTGGCACAGGAATGGGCGGCGGACACGACGAGCGTGAGCAGACATTGAACCAGATGCTTGTCGAGATGGATGGCTTTGGTGTCAATGAGGGCATTATCGTCATGGCAGCCACAAACCGTGTGGATATACTTGACCCTGCTATCATGCGTCCGGGACGTTTCGACAGAAAGGTTGTAGTAGGCAGACCGGATGTGGGTGGCAGAGAAGAAATTTTAGGTGTCCATGCCAAGAAAAAACCTCTTGCAGAGGATGTAGACTTAAAGCAGATTGCACAGACTACAGCAGGCTTCACAGGTGCAGACCTTGAGAATCTGATGAATGAGGCAGCAATCCGTGCAGCGGGCGAAAACAGAGAATATATCACACAGGATGATATCAGAAAATCCTTCGTCAAGGTTGGTATCGGAGCTGAGAAGAAGAGCCGTATCATCTCTGACAAGGAAAAGCGCATCACAGCCTACCACGAGGCAGGACATGCAATCCTTTTCCATCTGCTTCCGGATGTGGGACCTGTATACACGGTTTCAATCATCCCTACAGGAGCAGGCGCAGCAGGCTACACCATGCCTCTGCCTGAGAAGGATGAGATGTTCAACACAAAGGGACGTATGCTTCAGGAAATCGTAGTAGACTTAGGAGGTCGTGTCGCAGAGGAACTTGTGTTTGACGATATCACCACAGGTGCATCACAGGACATCAAGCAGGCTACAAAGCTTGCGCGCGAGATGGTTACCAAATACGGTATGTCAGACAATATCGGTCTTATCTGCTATGCCGATGATGAGGAGGAGGTCTTCATCGGACGAGACCTCGCCCATGCAAAGAACTACAGCGAGGGCATAGCATCGGCAATCGATGTCGAGGTAAAGCGCATCATCGACGAGTCGTACGACAAGGCAAAGAGCATGATAGCAGAGTACCGCGAAGTGCTTGACAGATGTGCAGCACTTCTTCTTGAGAAGGAGAAAATCACAAGAGATGAGTTTGAAGCACTGTTTGACGAGGACAGCAAAACAACAGTTGGACATAATATTTAA
- a CDS encoding LacI family DNA-binding transcriptional regulator, whose product MATIKDIAARLGVSISTVSKGLNGASDISEELRQTVLDTAVEMGYSTKRSRKVENRKLALFIENMNYESIDEFGYDVVLGFKQNAFKHKWDVDIIPVTPQLQAEEKYDTYILKNGYCGAFLVGFALHDEWMQQLKNTTMPTVLFDNYIENNPNVAYVGTDSYEGIDMAVKHLHNLGHKKIAFINGSLFSLVSDQRQEAFENSMRDAGLEIYPELMGHGYYIPETAQYYVSNFIAAGATAILCGSDTIAKGVISECQLHGFNVPNDISVVGFDDVKFAAALTPPLTTIRQERNDLGRCAYIILNSLIHHIPISRTQLRPMLIERESTARVSTAHAAEE is encoded by the coding sequence ATGGCTACTATTAAGGATATTGCCGCCCGGCTGGGCGTGTCAATCAGCACTGTTTCAAAGGGATTAAATGGTGCCAGCGATATAAGTGAGGAGCTTCGTCAGACAGTTTTAGACACTGCTGTCGAAATGGGCTACAGCACAAAGCGCTCCAGAAAGGTAGAAAACCGCAAGCTGGCTCTGTTTATTGAAAATATGAACTACGAGTCTATCGATGAGTTCGGATATGATGTAGTGCTTGGTTTCAAACAGAATGCTTTTAAGCACAAATGGGACGTGGACATCATCCCTGTCACACCTCAGCTTCAGGCAGAAGAAAAATATGATACATATATATTAAAGAATGGCTATTGTGGCGCATTTCTGGTAGGTTTTGCTCTTCACGATGAATGGATGCAGCAGCTCAAAAATACTACAATGCCTACCGTTTTGTTTGATAACTATATAGAAAACAATCCCAATGTAGCCTATGTAGGCACCGACAGCTACGAGGGCATTGACATGGCTGTAAAGCATCTGCACAATCTGGGTCATAAAAAGATTGCCTTTATCAATGGTTCTCTTTTTTCCCTGGTTTCAGATCAGCGTCAGGAAGCCTTTGAAAACTCTATGCGCGATGCCGGTCTTGAAATCTACCCGGAGCTCATGGGACACGGCTACTATATTCCTGAAACCGCACAGTATTACGTTTCAAATTTTATTGCAGCAGGTGCCACCGCTATCCTCTGCGGAAGCGACACTATTGCAAAGGGTGTTATCTCCGAGTGCCAGCTGCACGGCTTCAATGTGCCAAATGATATAAGTGTGGTAGGCTTTGACGATGTCAAGTTTGCCGCAGCCCTTACCCCTCCTCTTACCACTATCAGACAGGAGCGTAATGATCTGGGCCGCTGTGCATATATTATATTGAATTCGCTCATTCACCATATTCCAATCAGCCGCACACAGCTACGTCCGATGCTGATTGAAAGAGAATCTACTGCACGAGTTTCCACCGCACATGCTGCTGAGGAATAG